Proteins encoded in a region of the Homo sapiens chromosome 20, GRCh38.p14 Primary Assembly genome:
- the DEFB125 gene encoding beta-defensin 125 preproprotein, which translates to MNILMLTFIICGLLTRVTKGSFEPQKCWKNNVGHCRRRCLDTERYILLCRNKLSCCISIISHEYTRRPAFPVIHLEDITLDYSDVDSFTGSPVSMLNDLITFDTTKFGETMTPETNTPETTMPPSEATTPETTMPPSETATSETMPPPSQTALTHN; encoded by the exons ATGAATATCCTGATGCTGACCTTCATTATCTGTGGGTTGCTAACTCGGGTGACCAAAG GTAGCTTTGAACCCCAAAAATGTTGGAAGAATAATGTAGGACATTGCAGAAGACGATGTTTAGATACTGAAAGGTACATACTTCTTTGTAGGAACAAGCTATCATGCTGCATTTCTATAATATCACATGAATATACTCGACGACCAGCATTTCCTGTGATTCACCTAGAGGATATAACATTGGATTATAGTGATGTGGACTCTTTTACTGGTTCCCCAGTATCTATGTTGAATGATCTGATAACATTTGACACAACTAAATTTGGAGAAACCATGACACCTGAGACCAATACTCCTGAGACTACTATGCCACCATCTGAGGCCACTACTCCCGAGACTACTATGCCACCATCTGAGACTGCTACTTCCGAGACTATGCCACCACCTTCTCAGACAGCTCTTACTCATAATTAA